The following are encoded in a window of Ignicoccus islandicus DSM 13165 genomic DNA:
- a CDS encoding phosphoadenosine phosphosulfate reductase family protein: MLTVIVRSKRDADALRNMIKNYRSDWGIEVETLKGKRGTDVIDAVKELVSDNKFYLVLLGREEADVIKELSDSTPPNVIVHGIRKKRIRNTRLSELNWELEVAKSQPRLWIEWSGDTPFIAKKYVRGEPGTDVFLGWGLWWKTLGLGEPSHKGFLVKKSADGVHTVIAGGRAVALTEITDNRIPQTVLLGEVRGFELKEFANLSRNVIRSFVRGTAKLFEGCEKAIVPWSGGKDSTAALLIAKEYCDEVEAIYVDTGVDMGLNKYYIEKIANEMNVNYEVVRAPVKENIMELGFPSRDNRWCTGLKIKALEDAIKRRGKVKVVVGDRDAESISRSRRWFEREWEGVAEVLAPLKLWSGAMVLAYLLSENVLPNPLYALGFYRLGCYVCPFLRAYERKLLREVRAAKIGADEDLLNQFLGRHEGYDLGM; encoded by the coding sequence GTGCTTACAGTGATTGTTAGAAGCAAGAGAGACGCGGACGCATTGAGAAACATGATTAAGAACTATAGGAGCGATTGGGGAATTGAAGTAGAGACTTTGAAAGGTAAGAGAGGTACTGACGTTATAGATGCCGTGAAGGAGCTCGTCTCTGATAACAAGTTCTATTTGGTTTTACTAGGTCGCGAAGAGGCGGACGTAATTAAAGAGCTCTCCGACTCGACTCCCCCTAATGTTATCGTTCACGGAATCAGAAAAAAGAGAATAAGGAACACTCGCTTAAGTGAACTCAATTGGGAACTAGAGGTAGCCAAGAGTCAACCGAGATTGTGGATTGAGTGGAGCGGAGATACGCCATTTATAGCTAAGAAGTACGTAAGAGGAGAGCCTGGAACGGACGTCTTCTTGGGCTGGGGTCTCTGGTGGAAGACCTTAGGCTTAGGAGAGCCTTCACACAAAGGTTTCCTAGTAAAGAAAAGCGCGGACGGGGTCCACACAGTAATAGCTGGTGGTAGAGCAGTAGCTCTCACCGAAATAACTGACAATAGAATACCTCAAACCGTTCTGCTAGGCGAAGTAAGAGGCTTCGAGCTTAAGGAGTTCGCTAACTTGTCGCGTAACGTAATACGCAGCTTCGTAAGAGGAACAGCTAAGCTGTTCGAAGGATGTGAGAAAGCCATAGTTCCTTGGAGCGGTGGTAAGGATAGTACGGCCGCTTTGCTAATAGCTAAGGAATACTGTGACGAAGTCGAAGCAATATACGTTGATACAGGAGTTGACATGGGTTTGAACAAGTACTACATCGAAAAAATTGCCAACGAAATGAACGTGAATTACGAAGTAGTTAGAGCTCCTGTTAAAGAGAATATAATGGAACTGGGATTTCCTTCTCGTGACAATAGATGGTGCACTGGATTGAAAATAAAGGCGCTGGAAGATGCAATAAAGAGGAGAGGCAAGGTCAAAGTCGTAGTAGGAGATCGCGATGCCGAGTCCATCTCTAGGTCCCGAAGGTGGTTTGAGAGGGAGTGGGAAGGGGTTGCAGAGGTCCTCGCTCCCCTGAAGCTTTGGAGCGGTGCAATGGTTTTAGCTTACTTACTAAGCGAGAATGTACTTCCTAATCCGCTCTATGCTCTAGGCTTCTATAGACTCGGTTGCTACGTTTGCCCGTTCCTTAGGGCGTACGAAAGGAAGTTATTAAGGGAGGTAAGGGCAGCTAAAATAGGTGCCGACGAGGACCTCTTAAACCAGTTCTTGGGGAGGCACGAAGGCTATGACTTGGGGATGTAA
- a CDS encoding CBS domain-containing protein: MSSVEKYFGRERLIISIDGDATLGEAAERMHENAIGALLVTAEGGKVVGLITERDIIAALALGADPSRAKVKYYMTPWSEVITITPDVTVEEALKMMLDNGVRHLVVVQGNRVLGILSMRDLCAALMSS; encoded by the coding sequence ATGAGTTCCGTTGAGAAATATTTCGGAAGGGAAAGACTAATTATCTCAATAGATGGAGATGCGACTTTAGGCGAAGCAGCAGAGAGAATGCACGAGAACGCTATTGGTGCGCTCTTGGTAACGGCCGAAGGTGGAAAGGTCGTTGGTCTTATCACAGAGAGGGACATCATCGCAGCATTGGCGTTAGGTGCTGATCCGAGTAGGGCTAAGGTAAAGTACTACATGACCCCATGGTCAGAAGTCATAACGATAACTCCCGACGTTACGGTAGAAGAGGCTTTGAAAATGATGTTGGACAACGGCGTAAGGCACCTAGTGGTAGTTCAAGGAAACAGAGTTCTAGGAATACTAAGCATGAGAGACCTCTGTGCTGCTCTCATGTCCTCTTGA